In Synechococcus sp. Nb3U1, one DNA window encodes the following:
- a CDS encoding glycosyl hydrolase: protein MPNRFLRKSIFLSIRGMSITVALIAASIIFACSGSMTGISSKMFVRLDPFYGVEVGNDANASEIISVLQDLKISTVRLWANVNWNERREPSSGVFDRARRLKQAGFKVIVLFQNREVPSSATEVKAYFDWVQTLPGIRESIDIWEILNELEGRKYWLGTGRQYVQLVLKPAWESLHSQREKVLGGSFSAWQETGWNTNITQEYLTAGYLNYVDYAGSHPYTFTVEQMKWHLNQVKQLYGSKPIIITEWNFLPQARADHGRDYQKWRQMLDEVLPYVKGQVLTICYFRLHHLHSEGGWPGLIDYENRPVNPFYEMYRSWTRSV from the coding sequence ATGCCGAACCGTTTTCTTCGCAAATCCATTTTCTTGAGTATTAGGGGGATGAGCATTACGGTTGCTCTGATTGCTGCATCTATTATTTTTGCTTGCTCTGGTTCAATGACAGGAATTTCAAGCAAGATGTTTGTGAGACTGGATCCATTCTATGGAGTAGAGGTGGGAAATGATGCCAATGCGTCTGAGATCATTTCTGTCTTACAGGATCTGAAGATCAGTACTGTTCGTCTCTGGGCTAATGTGAATTGGAATGAGCGTCGTGAACCTAGCAGTGGTGTCTTTGATCGAGCTCGACGATTGAAACAGGCTGGGTTCAAGGTCATTGTTCTATTTCAAAACCGCGAGGTTCCCTCCTCTGCAACTGAGGTCAAGGCTTATTTCGATTGGGTGCAAACCCTACCAGGCATTAGAGAATCTATCGATATCTGGGAGATCCTCAATGAGTTAGAAGGCAGAAAATATTGGTTAGGCACAGGTCGTCAATATGTGCAGTTGGTACTCAAGCCAGCCTGGGAATCATTACACTCTCAAAGGGAGAAAGTTCTTGGAGGATCTTTCTCTGCTTGGCAGGAAACAGGTTGGAATACCAATATTACACAAGAGTATTTAACTGCAGGATATCTGAACTATGTGGACTATGCTGGCAGCCATCCCTATACCTTTACAGTCGAGCAAATGAAGTGGCACTTGAACCAAGTGAAGCAATTATATGGCTCCAAGCCAATCATCATTACTGAGTGGAATTTTTTGCCCCAGGCTCGAGCTGATCATGGCAGGGATTATCAGAAGTGGCGACAAATGCTAGATGAAGTGCTTCCTTATGTAAAGGGACAGGTTTTGACCATCTGTTATTTCCGTCTGCATCATTTGCATAGTGAAGGTGGCTGGCCTGGCTTGATCGATTACGAAAATCGTCCTGTAAACCCTTTCTATGAAATGTATCGTTCTTGGACTAGATCAGTGTAG